In the genome of Vicia villosa cultivar HV-30 ecotype Madison, WI linkage group LG7, Vvil1.0, whole genome shotgun sequence, one region contains:
- the LOC131616142 gene encoding UMP-CMP kinase 3 → MGTVLEAAIKDNLGSLLNKNPTVVFVLGGPGSGKGTQCANLVEHFGFTHLSAGDLLRAEIKSGSENGTMIQNMIKEGKIVPSEVTIKLLQRAMQENGNDKFLIDGFPRNEENRAAFEKVTGIEPTFVLYFDCPEEEMERRLLSRNQGREDDNIETIRKRFKVFLESSLPVINYYDAKGKVRKIDAARPVEEVFDSVKAIFGPKNEKAD, encoded by the exons ATGGGGACAGTTCTTGAAGCTGCAATCAAG GATAATCTTGGAAGCCTCCTAAATAAAAACCCTACAGTTGTGTTTGTGCTAG GTGGCCCAGGCAGTGGAAAGGGTACCCAATGTGCAAACCTTGTTGAACATTTTGGGTTTACTCATCTCAGTGCTGGTGATCTTCTGCGTGCGGAAATAAAATCTGGCTCTGAAAATGG CACAATGATCCAGAATATGATTAAAGAAGGAAAGATTGTTCCATCTGAGGTAACAATTAAGCTTCTGCAACGAGCAATGCAGGAAAATGGCAATGACAAATTTCTTATTGATGGTTTTCCTCGCAATGAGGAAAACCGTGCAGCCTTTGAGAAAGTG ACAGGAATAGAGCCAACATTTGTCCTATACTTTGATTGTCCTGAGGAAGAGATGGAGAGACGACTTCTTAGTAGGAACCAG GGTAGAGAAGATGACAACATTGAAACAATAAGGAAGCGATTCAAGGTTTTCTTGGAGTCTAGTCTCcctgttattaattattatgatgCTAAGGGAAAAGTCCGCAAG ATTGATGCTGCAAGGCCTGTGGAAGAGGTATTTGATTCAGTCAAAGCAATTTTTGGTCCAAAAAATGAGAAG GCTGATTGA
- the LOC131616143 gene encoding uncharacterized protein LOC131616143, with the protein MLKGKLSFFGGGDSRSVDDNSAKNEEILPALKLETDKQVYRPGDPVIITIQISNPSNAYSFLMERLSFEIRGIEKLDTQWFVTQKALPGSRQRRGEHVFVDSSTPILVANQIINAGASKSYVVRTMLPSIIPPSYKGSNIRYLYYVRSAITGGWLILENGQSRSEPTKDVTDLEVRIPLQIWVNQKSNGFPKDDDIVPLTTVQLDIFWKEMDGDADWVRANDIDDGVDEDYDSSRDDISSVSSYNPTKENMYRGYGSSLSLRSSSARSLNRDALEGHRTSLSSNIALPRLSVAEVLSDSGADALSTQKSFAMEQQKFGKQFSAEDDAGVSSSPEAGGVESLSSEGFIRGRSYNIRLDDQILLKFSPKNSDSTYYFSDMIGGTLTFFHEEGARRCLEISVTLETSETINRRFVHPSRRNSPTITKVQSDHHEVVADLLQTSFLFSVPMDGPMTFSTPHVSVQWVLRFEFYTTPKFVDWTKYEHPLLIERREKTEWVLPITVHAPPPRTPTSGSRSERLFSLDPMWVHT; encoded by the exons ATGCTAAAGGGGAAACTATCGTTTTTCGGAGGTGGAGATTCTCGTTCGGTGGATGACAATTCGGCAAAGAATGAAGAGATTCTTCCTGCATTGAAGCTTGAAACTGATAAACAAGTTTATAGACCTGGTGATCCAGTTATTATCACTATTCAGATCTCGAATCCTTCAAATGCGTACTCTTTTTTGATGGAAAGACTCAGTTTTGAAATCAGAGGCATTGAGAAATTGGATACTCAATGGTTTGTTACTCAGAAGGCTTTACCTGGTTCAAGGCAAAGAAGAG GTGAACATGTTTTTGTAGATTCCTCAACACCAATCCTAGTAGCAAACCAGATTATTAATGCCGGTGCAAGCAAATCAT ATGTTGTGAGAACAATGCTGCCTAGCATAATTCCACCATCGTACAAGGGTTCAAACATTCGCTATTTGTACTATGTTAGAAGTGCAATAACTGGAGGGTGGCTAATTCTGGAAAACGGGCAATCTCGCTCAGAGCCAACGAAAGATGTTACTGATTTG GAAGTTCGTATTCCATTACAAATATGGGTAAACCAGAAAAGCAACGGCTTTCCAAAGGATGATG ATATTGTTCCCTTAACTACTGTACAACTGGATATATTTTGGAAAGAAATGGATGGAGATGCTGATTGG GTTAGAGcaaatgatattgatgatggtGTTGATGAGGATTATGACAGCTCAAGGGATGATATATCATCTGTTTCTTCATATAACCCCACGAAAGAAAATATGTACAGAGGCTATGGAAGTTCTCTATCATTGCGATCTTCCTCTGCAAGATCATTGAACAGGGATGCTTTGGAAGGTCACCGAACAAGTTTATCTTCAAATATAGCACTTCCCCGGTTGTCTGTTGCTGAAGTATTATCTGATTCTGGTGCTG ATGCCCTATCAACTCAGAAGTCATTTGCCATGGAGCAACAGAAGTTCGGGAagcaattttctgcagaagatgaCGCAGGAGTCTCCTCTTCACCGGAAGCTGGAGGTGTTGAATCTTTATCAT CAGAAGGCTTCATCAGAGGAAGGTCTTATAACATCAGACTTGATGATCAAATTTTGCTTAAATTTTCCCCAAAAAATTCCGACTCAACTTATTACTTCAGCGACATG ATAGGTGGGACTCTAACTTTCTTTCACGAGGAAGGAGCTAGGAGATGCCTTGAG ATCTCAGTAACATTGGAAACTTCAGAAACTATAAATAGACGCTTCGTCCATCCTTCTAGAAGGAACTCCCCAACAATCACAAAG GTTCAGAGTGACCATCACGAGGTTGTTGCAGATTTGCTCCAGACAAGTTTCCTTTTTTCTGTCCCCATGGATGGTCCAATGACCTTCTCCACTCCACATGTATCTGTACAATGGGTTCTCCGCTTCGAGTTTTATACAACTCCAAAATTTGTGGATTGGACAAA GTACGAGCATCCCCTTCTGattgaaagaagagaaaaaaccgAGTGGGTTCTTCCAATTACTGTACATGCTCCACCACCAAGAACTCCTACTTCTGGCTCAAGAAGTGAGAGACTTTTCTCTCTGGATCCAATGTGGGTACACACTTGA